A genomic region of Castor canadensis chromosome 16, mCasCan1.hap1v2, whole genome shotgun sequence contains the following coding sequences:
- the LOC109679592 gene encoding olfactory receptor 2M3-like, which produces MAMEPWNHTFLSNFILTGLFSYSPSDLFLFILVLLASVATLAGNILFLLLIYANKHLHTPMYFFLSQLSIMDLTLMCTVVPKMAANFLSGHKFISWGGCAAQIFLVVMVVGAECFLLAVMAYDRYAAVCYPLRYPVLMNWKTCFLLALASWWGGMADSVIEVTMVFSFPYCGSVEVDHFFCEVPALLRLSCADTSLFEDLIYACCVVMLLLPLGVIVTSYAKVLTAVIRMHSTEGKQKTLTTCSSHLTVVGLYYGGAIFSYMQRSSTRTPAGNRATSIFYTIVTPILNPLIYSLRNREVTRALRKMKGRWGV; this is translated from the coding sequence ATGGCCATGGAGCCCTGGAATCACACCTTCCTGTCAAACTTCATCCTTACAGGCCTGTTCAGCTATTCACCATctgatttatttctgtttatcCTGGTCCTTCTGGCTTCTGTGGCCACCCTGGCTGGCAatatcctcttcctccttctcatctATGCTAacaagcacctgcacaccccaatgtacttcttcctcagccAGCTCTCCATCATGGACTTGACCCTGATGTGCACAGTGGTGCCTAAGATGGCAGCCAACTTTCTGTCAGGCCATAAGTTCATCTCCTGGGGAGGCTGTGCAGCCCAGATCTTTCTAGTGGTCATGGTAGTAGGAGCAGAGTGTTTTCTCTTGGCAGTTATGGCCTATGACCGGTACGCAGCAGTCTGCTACCCTCTAAGATACCCTGTGCTCATGAACTGGAAGACCTGCTTTCTTCTGGCCTTGGCATCCTGGTGGGGTGGGATGGCTGACAGTGTGATTGAAGTGACTATGGTCTTCAGCTTCCCCTACTGTGGCTCTGTGGAGGTGGACCACTTCTTCTGTGAGGTCCCTGCCCTGCTGCGCCTCTCCTGTGCTGACACCTCCCTCTTTGAGGACCTCATCTATGCATGCTGTGTGGTCATGCTGCTGCTGCCCCTTGGGGTCATTGTGACTTCCTATGCCAAGGTCCTCACAGCTGTGATCAGGATGCACTCCACTGAGGGGAAACAGAAGACTCTGACCACTTGTTCCTCCCACCTGACTGTGGTGGGTCTCTACTATGGGGGAGCCATATTTAGCTACATGCAGCGGTCTTCAACTAGGACACCAGCAGGCAACAGGGCCACCTCCATCTTCTATACTATCGTCACTCCAATTCTCAATCCACTCATTTATAGCCTAAGAAATAGAGAGGTAACCAGGGCCTTGAGGAAGATGAAGGGAAGGTGGGGAGTATAG